A single window of Granulicella cerasi DNA harbors:
- the galK gene encoding galactokinase, whose protein sequence is MSSPRVIDFTAPGRVNLIGEHTDYSGGLVLPMAIPFHTTASLSEPADDHYHFTCGMFPTKRTIARDDRSTRVGDWSDYSVGVLRELQVLGIEVPPFHLHIEGNVPLGAGLSSSASVEVATAAALLHHAGAKLPVGEIALLAQRAENRYVGSPCGIMDQFVITAARAGHALLLNTRDLEYKLLPMNTGALAACSIVVVNSGVKHTVTAGSAYAERRKEVEEGQTLLRERFGVRDLGDAEMEQLDSVRAELSPESYKRCSHIITENARVKRAAAAMLAGDAAALGQVLQEGHVSYRDLFEASCEEVDFLVEVAGQQPGCFGARLTGGGFGGCVVNLVAKDAVEDFVAAVKAAYKQHWQIDAEVYLCEASDGAVAEHPEIATEEAPR, encoded by the coding sequence TTGTCATCCCCTCGTGTAATCGATTTCACTGCGCCCGGCCGGGTGAACCTTATCGGCGAGCACACCGACTACAGCGGCGGCCTCGTCCTGCCCATGGCTATCCCGTTTCATACGACGGCCTCGTTGTCAGAACCCGCCGACGATCACTACCACTTCACCTGCGGCATGTTCCCGACGAAGCGCACGATCGCGCGCGACGATCGCTCAACCCGAGTCGGCGACTGGAGCGACTACTCCGTTGGCGTGCTGCGTGAGCTGCAGGTGCTGGGTATCGAGGTGCCGCCGTTTCATCTGCACATCGAAGGCAACGTACCGCTCGGCGCAGGCCTGAGTTCGTCAGCCTCGGTGGAGGTCGCAACCGCCGCCGCGCTGCTGCATCATGCGGGCGCAAAGCTGCCTGTCGGCGAAATTGCTCTGCTCGCTCAGCGCGCGGAAAACCGCTACGTCGGCTCCCCGTGCGGCATCATGGACCAGTTCGTCATCACCGCAGCGCGTGCGGGTCATGCGCTGCTGCTGAATACGCGCGACCTCGAGTACAAGCTGCTGCCGATGAACACCGGCGCGCTTGCCGCGTGCAGCATCGTCGTCGTGAACAGCGGCGTGAAGCATACCGTGACCGCGGGCAGCGCTTACGCCGAGCGTCGCAAAGAAGTGGAAGAAGGCCAGACTTTGTTGCGCGAGCGTTTCGGTGTGCGAGATCTTGGCGACGCGGAGATGGAGCAACTTGACTCTGTGCGCGCGGAGCTTTCGCCCGAAAGCTACAAGCGCTGCAGCCACATCATTACCGAGAACGCCCGCGTGAAACGTGCTGCCGCAGCGATGCTTGCCGGCGACGCCGCCGCGCTCGGCCAGGTCCTGCAGGAGGGCCACGTCAGCTATCGCGATCTCTTTGAAGCAAGCTGCGAAGAGGTTGACTTCCTCGTCGAGGTCGCCGGCCAGCAGCCCGGCTGCTTTGGCGCACGGCTCACCGGCGGCGGCTTCGGCGGATGCGTCGTGAACCTCGTCGCCAAGGATGCTGTCGAGGACTTCGTCGCAGCCGTCAAGGCAGCGTACAAGCAACACTGGCAGATCGACGCCGAGGTATACCTCTGCGAGGCCAGCGATGGCGCCGTCGCCGAGCACCCGGAGATCGCGACCGAGGAGGCCCCCCGATGA
- a CDS encoding alpha-L-arabinofuranosidase C-terminal domain-containing protein — protein MKPLNFASLALAAVTTAASAQTTVKIAIDPTQHVAAVSPALYGLMTEEINYSYDGGLYAELVNNRNFAPHWSGFEHWFVESGGNSHASMEPSTDGPSKALPRSMKLTIMDASAANQAGVMNDGYWGMGLKPSTEYKGSFYAKSSGVGDARVRLVSDVDNATLAEATVPLQDGAWKQYQFALPTKSTLVASKNNHLVITFAHPGTVQFQLVSVMTPTYKNRANGNREDLMEMMAALHPHFLRMPGGNYVEGNTIEDHYNWKQTIGPLIDRPGHQGTWHYRSSDGLGLLEFLEWCEDLHMDPLLAVFAGYTLDGKHVDHEALKPFVQDALDEIEYVTGDTNTKWGAERARDGHPQPFPLHYVEIGNEDWFDKSGSYEDRFAAFAKAIRAKYPELKLIATTPVKNTVPDVIDDHYYKSPEEFYAMLHHYDTMDRSGSKIFIGEWATRVGTPTPNMAAALGDAAFMTSMERNSDLIVMASYAPLFVNVNPGGMQWSSDLIGYDAAHAYGSPSYYAQVMFANHLGAFVARSTNDGESARVFASATVSADGKTLFLKLVNGGDKPANVELSLPHVKPGKAAVTTLSAKSRWDTNSIDAPKHLVPVDSRVNVGAEWKHTLAGNTIEVLDIPLQ, from the coding sequence TTGAAGCCTCTGAACTTCGCCAGCCTCGCGCTCGCCGCCGTGACTACCGCCGCATCTGCGCAAACTACCGTAAAGATTGCGATCGATCCGACGCAGCACGTGGCTGCCGTCAGCCCTGCGCTCTACGGTTTGATGACCGAAGAAATCAACTACTCCTACGATGGCGGACTCTACGCAGAGCTGGTGAACAATCGCAACTTCGCACCGCATTGGAGCGGCTTCGAGCACTGGTTCGTCGAGAGCGGAGGCAACAGCCATGCGAGCATGGAACCCTCTACAGACGGCCCCTCGAAGGCGTTGCCGCGCAGCATGAAGCTGACGATCATGGACGCCTCCGCGGCGAACCAGGCAGGCGTGATGAACGATGGCTACTGGGGCATGGGACTGAAGCCGTCAACGGAGTACAAGGGCTCGTTCTATGCAAAGTCGAGCGGCGTAGGCGATGCGCGTGTACGTCTGGTTTCTGATGTCGACAATGCAACGTTGGCTGAGGCCACCGTTCCCTTGCAGGACGGCGCATGGAAGCAGTATCAGTTCGCGTTGCCCACGAAGAGCACCCTCGTGGCGAGCAAGAACAATCACCTCGTCATCACCTTCGCGCATCCCGGCACGGTGCAGTTTCAACTCGTCAGCGTCATGACGCCGACGTATAAGAACCGCGCCAACGGCAACCGCGAAGACCTGATGGAAATGATGGCTGCGCTGCATCCGCACTTCCTGCGCATGCCCGGCGGCAACTACGTGGAAGGCAACACGATCGAGGACCACTACAACTGGAAGCAGACGATCGGTCCGCTCATTGATCGCCCCGGGCACCAGGGCACGTGGCACTATCGCTCCAGCGATGGGCTCGGCCTGCTGGAGTTTCTCGAGTGGTGTGAAGACCTGCACATGGACCCGCTGCTCGCAGTCTTCGCGGGCTACACGCTCGATGGCAAGCACGTTGATCACGAAGCGCTGAAGCCCTTCGTGCAGGACGCGCTCGACGAGATTGAGTACGTCACCGGTGACACCAACACGAAGTGGGGCGCCGAGCGTGCCCGCGACGGCCATCCACAACCCTTTCCGCTGCACTACGTCGAGATCGGCAACGAAGACTGGTTCGATAAGAGCGGAAGCTACGAAGACCGCTTTGCCGCGTTTGCGAAGGCGATTCGCGCGAAGTATCCGGAGCTGAAGTTGATCGCCACGACGCCGGTCAAGAACACCGTGCCAGACGTCATCGACGATCACTATTACAAGTCGCCGGAGGAGTTCTACGCGATGCTGCACCACTACGACACGATGGACCGTAGCGGGTCGAAGATCTTCATCGGCGAGTGGGCGACGCGCGTTGGAACGCCTACGCCGAACATGGCCGCGGCTCTCGGCGACGCGGCCTTCATGACGAGCATGGAGCGCAACAGCGACCTGATCGTCATGGCGTCATACGCGCCGCTGTTCGTGAACGTGAATCCCGGCGGAATGCAGTGGAGCTCCGACCTCATCGGCTATGACGCGGCGCACGCCTACGGCTCACCGAGCTACTACGCGCAGGTGATGTTTGCAAACCACCTCGGCGCGTTTGTCGCCAGGAGCACCAACGATGGCGAATCGGCCCGCGTGTTTGCGTCCGCCACGGTTTCAGCAGACGGCAAGACGCTCTTCCTCAAGCTCGTGAACGGTGGCGACAAGCCAGCCAACGTCGAGCTCTCGCTGCCGCACGTGAAGCCCGGCAAAGCGGCTGTGACCACGCTTTCTGCAAAGAGCCGCTGGGACACCAACAGCATCGACGCGCCGAAGCACCTCGTGCCCGTGGACTCCCGCGTGAATGTCGGTGCCGAGTGGAAGCACACTCTCGCCGGCAACACGATCGAGGTCCTCGACATTCCGTTGCAGTAG
- a CDS encoding UDP-glucose--hexose-1-phosphate uridylyltransferase: MNEIFTQQPHRRWNALRGEWVIVSPHRTQRPWQGQTEDTTVPTAPQYDPKCYLCPGNERAGGAITPQYTETYVFENDYAALKSDVPHAEFDMNNAGLLRATTERGICRVLCFDPRHDLTLATMPVASIRNVVDVWAAQEAELGAREDVSYVQIFENRGAMMGASNPHPHGQIWATEHVPNEATVELAAQQKFFAENGKPLLAEYLRLELAQNERIVASNDTWVALVPFWAVWPFEVLLLPREAVAHMHSLSAPQRDGLADILKAVTAGYNRVFDTPFPYSMGFHPAPADGEAHEEWVLHAHFYPPLLRSATVRKFMVGFELLGSPQRDITPESAAATLRTAIGKETR; the protein is encoded by the coding sequence ATGAACGAGATCTTCACGCAGCAACCGCACCGCCGCTGGAACGCTCTGCGCGGAGAGTGGGTCATCGTTTCACCGCACCGCACGCAGCGTCCGTGGCAGGGACAGACAGAAGACACGACCGTCCCCACCGCGCCGCAGTATGACCCCAAGTGCTACCTCTGCCCCGGGAACGAGCGCGCAGGCGGCGCGATCACGCCGCAATATACCGAGACCTATGTCTTCGAAAACGACTACGCCGCGCTGAAGAGTGACGTGCCTCATGCCGAGTTCGACATGAACAACGCTGGCCTGTTGCGCGCGACCACCGAGCGTGGCATCTGTCGCGTGCTCTGCTTCGATCCGCGCCACGACCTTACGCTGGCCACGATGCCGGTCGCGAGCATTCGCAACGTGGTCGATGTGTGGGCCGCGCAGGAAGCCGAACTCGGCGCGCGCGAAGATGTGAGCTACGTACAGATCTTCGAGAACCGCGGCGCCATGATGGGCGCGAGCAATCCGCATCCGCACGGACAGATATGGGCCACCGAGCACGTGCCGAATGAGGCGACGGTTGAACTCGCCGCGCAGCAGAAGTTCTTCGCCGAGAACGGCAAGCCGCTGCTCGCGGAGTATCTGCGCCTGGAGCTTGCGCAGAACGAGCGCATCGTCGCCAGCAACGACACCTGGGTCGCGTTGGTGCCTTTCTGGGCGGTGTGGCCTTTTGAAGTATTGTTGCTGCCGCGCGAAGCCGTGGCCCACATGCATTCGTTGAGCGCGCCACAGCGCGATGGCCTTGCCGATATCCTGAAAGCCGTCACCGCAGGCTACAACCGCGTCTTCGACACACCATTCCCTTACTCCATGGGCTTCCACCCTGCGCCCGCCGACGGCGAGGCGCATGAAGAGTGGGTTTTGCACGCGCATTTCTACCCGCCATTGCTACGTTCGGCTACGGTGCGTAAATTCATGGTGGGCTTTGAACTGTTAGGTTCACCGCAACGAGACATTACGCCGGAGTCTGCAGCCGCGACACTGCGAACAGCGATTGGCAAGGAGACACGATGA
- the galE gene encoding UDP-glucose 4-epimerase GalE, whose product MKVLITGGAGYIGGTVATILKSAGHDVTVLDNLCHSKRDEVPVGVNFVEADIADRVAVESVLRALQPDGVLHFAALIEAGDSMRIPEVYFRNNTASTLALLEAMHTTGVKKLVFSSTAAVYGEPEVLPIAETAKLAPTNAYGESKLLVEYMLQWFNRIHGLRYASLRYFNVAGALPGRGEAHEPETHIIPLILDVALGRREKIFIFGEDYDTPDGTCIRDYIHVEDLAAAHILALDALNKEDKIICNLGNGQGFSVKEVVEAARRVTGHKIPVEMKPRRDGDPARLVASSERAKEVLGWKPQTPKIEDILKSAWEWHQQRYPKQ is encoded by the coding sequence ATGAAGGTCCTGATCACCGGCGGTGCCGGATACATTGGCGGCACGGTCGCTACGATCCTCAAGAGCGCCGGTCATGACGTAACGGTGCTCGACAACCTCTGTCACTCCAAGCGCGATGAAGTGCCCGTGGGCGTGAACTTCGTGGAAGCCGATATAGCCGACCGCGTTGCCGTGGAAAGCGTGCTGCGTGCCCTGCAACCCGATGGCGTGCTGCACTTCGCCGCGCTCATTGAAGCAGGCGACTCGATGCGGATTCCCGAGGTCTACTTCCGCAACAACACGGCCTCCACGCTGGCGCTGCTGGAGGCAATGCATACGACCGGCGTGAAAAAGCTGGTATTCAGCTCCACCGCGGCCGTTTATGGCGAACCTGAAGTCCTGCCCATCGCCGAGACCGCGAAGCTTGCACCGACCAACGCCTACGGAGAGTCCAAGCTGCTCGTTGAATACATGCTGCAGTGGTTCAACCGCATTCACGGTCTGCGCTACGCTTCACTGCGATACTTCAACGTCGCTGGCGCGCTGCCCGGACGTGGCGAAGCGCATGAGCCGGAGACGCACATCATCCCGCTGATCCTCGATGTCGCTCTCGGCCGCCGCGAGAAGATCTTCATCTTCGGCGAGGACTATGACACGCCGGACGGTACCTGCATTCGCGATTACATTCACGTCGAAGATCTCGCGGCAGCACACATTCTCGCTCTCGATGCCTTGAACAAGGAAGACAAGATCATCTGCAACCTCGGCAACGGCCAGGGCTTCAGCGTGAAAGAAGTGGTCGAAGCGGCACGCCGCGTGACCGGCCACAAGATTCCTGTGGAGATGAAGCCGCGTCGCGATGGCGATCCTGCTCGCCTCGTCGCCTCCAGCGAACGGGCGAAGGAAGTGCTCGGCTGGAAGCCGCAGACACCGAAGATTGAAGACATCCTGAAATCTGCATGGGAGTGGCATCAGCAGCGTTATCCCAAGCAGTAA